A section of the Fusobacterium sp. DD2 genome encodes:
- a CDS encoding ribonucleotide-diphosphate reductase subunit beta, giving the protein MDRKRLFNPEGVDSLIERKIIKGNSTNIFNLNNVKYQWANHLYRTMMGNFWIPEKIDLTQDRTDYNNLTNHEREAYDGILSFLIFLDSIQTNNIPNVSDYITAPEVNLILSIQTFQEAIHSQSYQYIIESILPKETRNYIYDKWREDEVLFERNRYIAEIYQEFIDNPNDKNFAKVIIADYLLEALYFYNGFNFFYLLASRNKMMGTSDVIRLINRDELSHVIIFQQMFKEIAHENPEFFDEDIVYEMFEKAVAQEIAWTDHIIGNNILGITKETTEAYTKWLANERLRAIGLKPIYSGFEKNPYKHLEKFADTEGEGNVKANFFEGTVTSYNMSSSIDGWDEF; this is encoded by the coding sequence GTGGATAGAAAAAGACTTTTCAATCCTGAGGGTGTTGACTCTCTAATTGAAAGAAAAATAATAAAAGGAAACAGTACAAATATATTTAACCTCAACAATGTTAAATACCAATGGGCTAACCACCTATATCGTACTATGATGGGAAACTTCTGGATTCCTGAAAAAATTGACCTTACTCAGGATAGAACAGATTACAATAATCTTACTAATCATGAAAGAGAAGCATACGATGGTATACTTTCCTTTCTAATCTTCTTAGACAGCATTCAGACCAACAATATCCCAAACGTGTCTGATTATATAACTGCACCTGAAGTAAACCTTATACTGTCAATTCAGACCTTCCAGGAGGCTATTCACTCTCAGTCATATCAATATATTATAGAGTCTATTCTTCCTAAGGAGACTAGAAACTATATCTATGATAAATGGAGAGAAGATGAGGTTCTATTTGAAAGAAACAGGTATATAGCAGAGATTTATCAGGAATTTATAGATAATCCAAATGATAAAAACTTTGCTAAGGTTATAATTGCTGACTATCTATTAGAAGCACTTTATTTCTATAACGGATTTAACTTCTTCTATCTGTTAGCTAGTAGAAATAAGATGATGGGAACATCTGATGTAATAAGACTTATAAATAGAGACGAACTATCCCATGTAATTATTTTCCAACAGATGTTTAAAGAGATCGCTCATGAAAATCCTGAATTCTTTGACGAAGATATTGTATATGAGATGTTTGAAAAAGCTGTAGCCCAGGAGATAGCTTGGACTGATCACATCATAGGAAACAATATTTTAGGAATTACTAAAGAAACAACTGAAGCTTATACAAAATGGCTGGCAAATGAAAGACTTAGAGCTATAGGTCTTAAACCTATCTATTCTGGATTTGAAAAGAACCCATATAAGCATCTTGAAAAATTTGCTGATACTGAAGGAGAGGGAAATGTTAAAGCCAACTTCTTTGAGGGAACTGTAACAAGTTATAATATGAGTTCTTCTATTGACGGATGGGATGAATTCTAA